A single region of the Nicotiana sylvestris chromosome 6, ASM39365v2, whole genome shotgun sequence genome encodes:
- the LOC138870724 gene encoding uncharacterized protein yields the protein MTGQDSDTSIMDPSNEVEVIDVGAMKEEMRKLKAQMAEMHRAWSQVHPTPLYPANSSYIPPPAQAQEPTTPHASSAFPYHTQGYGTTSFAPPTPPPKQNPPPPMVPVFVAPPPAPLHRSSSEPLFQAHDTHYYPPEPTFKVPEPYTYTPHFEIPGEVEKPVKNVEQEEVIRKVKSMEQSFRNMHGLGNQVSVAYKDLCPLPDVQLPAGFKMPKFDLYEGRGDPVDHLRGFCSKMRGSGGKDELLIAYFGQSLNGSALEWYTRQDPGRWYTWDDLAQAFIGHFQYNLEIVPDRLSLLKLEKKPAESFREFGFR from the coding sequence atgacagGACAGGATTCGGATACCAGTATTATGGAtccttcaaatgaagttgaggtgatagatgtgggtgctatgaaagaagagatgcgaAAATTGAAAgcgcaaatggctgaaatgcatcgggcatggtctcaggtgCACCCGACACCACTATACCCCGCTAAttcatcttacatcccacctccGGCTCAGGCTCAGGAGCCCACTACTCCCCATGCATCTTCAGCCTTTCCCTATCACACCCAGGGCTATGGTACTACTTCATTTGCTCCTCcaactccaccacccaaacagaaccctcccccacccatggttccagtctttgtggcacctcccccagctccattacatagatcgtccagtgagccgctattccaagctcacgacacccactATTACCCTCCTGAACCCACTTTTAAAGTGCCTGAGCCATATACTTATACACCCCATTTTGagatcccgggagaagttgagaaaccagTTAAGAATGtggaacaggaggaagtgattcgtaaagtcaaaagcatGGAGCAATCCTTccggaacatgcatggtttaggcaaccaagtcagtgttgcgtacaaagatttgtgccctttaccGGATGTCCAGTTGCCCGCAggtttcaaaatgcccaagtttgatttgtacgagggACGTGGCGACCCGGTGGACCACCTCCGAGGtttctgcagtaaaatgagaggatctggggggaaggatgaattgttgatagcctatttcggtcaaagtCTGAACGGGTCCGcgttggaatggtacacgagacaggaccccggccgatggtatacatgggatgatttggcacaagcgttcattggccattttcagtataaccttgagatagtccccgatcgtctgtcattgttgaagttgGAGAAGAAGCCCGCGGAGAGTTTTAGAGAATTTGGTTTCCGCTAa